The DNA segment GATGACCATTCAGGCGAATACCGTCTAATTTACCGATTTTTTCCCATAAATAAGCTCTCATTTCTTTTAAACGCTCTGTATCTTTTGTTTGCTCTGCTAAGCCTAATTCTACTGCTTTAGCAAAGCCCACAATCTGCGGGGTACACAAGGTGCCAGATCGCAGTCCCTTTTCTTGTCCTCCCCCTTGGATTTGAGGCGCTAGATTCACTCTCGGGTTACGACGACGTACATAGAGAGCACCAATTCCCTTGGGACCATAGATTTTATGAGCAGTCAAAGACATCAGATCAATCTGCATCGCTTCTACGTCCAGAGGAATTTTGGCGATCGCTTGGGCCGCATCGGTATGAAACAACACCTCATATTCTCTACAAATACTACCAATAGCAGCTAAAGGCATTAAAACGCCGATTTCGTTATTAGCCGCCATCACCGACACCAAAATCGTCTCGGGTTTAATCGCTTTTTCTAACGCTGTCAAATCAATCAACCCATCGGCTTGTACGGGTAAAAAGGTCACCTCAAACCCCAAACCTTCCAAATAGCGACAGGGGTCTAAGATCGCACTATGTTCTGTCTGTACCGTAATTAGATGACGCCCCTTGCTGAAATAGGCTTCAGCTATACCCTTGATCGCCAGATTATTCGCCTCTGTCGCGCCACTAGTAAAGATAATTTCTGCCGGAGTTGCATTAATAGCTTCAGCGATTTGAGTTCTAGCTTCTTTTACCGCCGCAGCTGCCGCCCATCCGTAAGCATGATTAATACTAGAAGGATTGCCAAAATCTTCAGTAAAGTAAGGCAACATCGCTGTCAGCACCCGTTGATCCATAGGAGTAGTAGCGTGAGAGTCGAGATAAATCGGGCGAAAAGACATATTTTATCTCCCAAACAATCAAAAAGCCTGGGCCTTTCGACACAGACTCTCCTTACTAATATAACTCTGTTAACTATGAATTGACTCTATAGGCGGAATTTTGCTTTGACTTTTATTATCATTGGGTATAGAAGGATTATATTTAATCAGATCGGCTAAACCCCGGAGTTGACTGATCGCCTCAGCTCCTTCTAACTTCATCAATTCTCGATCATCTCGCATCTCTGTCCAGGTAATACCGTAGTCAGAAACTAAAAAACGAATCAGGTGACCATCTTCTAAACTCACCATAAAAGATGCGCTGTTCATCTGATTTCCACAAGTGTAACAAGAAGCTAAATAGCCTCTCTTCTCTAGAACGATCGCCAAAGCTTGAAGATTCATGACCAAGTCTTTGACGAACTCTCTGTGTTGCTGTGCTAGACGTTGAAACATTTTGTACCTCTTGACAACACACCACATTTTTACATATATAATATATATATTAATAGTTTTTAAATGTCTTTGGTGGACAGTTCCCTCAAATTGTCTAAATTAACAGTTTCTGCTTAGGGTAAACTGCTAACCTAGAGTTGGTGGTAAACAGGAGTTCCCTATGCTCGATCAACAATCATTTTCCAACTGCACGTGTCATAACCTAGAAAAAGTAGCTCTACAAAGATTACGTTCTTTAGCTCTTTGTATTCCCCCAGATTGTGAGATTTTTCGTGAACCTTGGGGTTGTTCTACCGTTCTCTGTCTCAATTTCCAAGCTTGTCCCTCAAAATTAAAGGAAACTCAAAATCAAGCCCATCTGATAGTAATAGCCGCTAGATATTTAGGTTTAGCTAACTCGGTGACTTTTAGAATCGGTAACCAAGTTATGGGTTGGACGGATAAGTTAAACTATTGTTGAACCCAATCACTTTTTCCTTTAAAACCTATGAGTACCGGCGCATCGGGTAGAGACAAAGATAGTTTTTTTTACCCTATGGGTAACTATCAAGGCAAAATGACGCCAGAAAACCTGGTTTTTAACGCCAATCTCCAGGAATTTGCCCAAAAGGTAGCTTTTATCTGCGGCTTAGAAGCTAATGGTAAGATTACTCCTGTGGAAGCCTATAACAAAATTAGAGACCTTTGGGACCAGCTGAAACAATCTAAAGAAAATTTGTTGGGACAAGATACGGACTAGGATTCTAGCTTAACCCGGTGCTTATATATCAATATCCCCCTCTTATTCCCGGTATTTTAATCAGACGCTATCAAAGATTTTTCGCTGAGATAGAGTTAGCTTCGGGAGAAAAAATTATTGCTCATTGCCCCAATACCGGTAGAATGACTGGAGTTTGTCAACCGGGTAGTTTAGTACAGGTTTCTCCTCAAAACAATCCGCGACGGAAATTACCCTATACTTGGGAAATGATCCAAGTTAAATCTGAGATTTGGGTAGGAGTTAACACTAATTTACCCAATTTAGTGATTCGGTTAGCTTTAGAAAAACGAATTTTTACCCAATTAAATCCCCATTATCGAGCAATTCGCTCCGAAGTGCCCTATGGCAAAAAAAGTAGAATTGATTTTCTCTTAACTAAAGAAGAAA comes from the Gloeocapsa sp. PCC 73106 genome and includes:
- a CDS encoding cysteine desulfurase family protein, with the protein product MSFRPIYLDSHATTPMDQRVLTAMLPYFTEDFGNPSSINHAYGWAAAAAVKEARTQIAEAINATPAEIIFTSGATEANNLAIKGIAEAYFSKGRHLITVQTEHSAILDPCRYLEGLGFEVTFLPVQADGLIDLTALEKAIKPETILVSVMAANNEIGVLMPLAAIGSICREYEVLFHTDAAQAIAKIPLDVEAMQIDLMSLTAHKIYGPKGIGALYVRRRNPRVNLAPQIQGGGQEKGLRSGTLCTPQIVGFAKAVELGLAEQTKDTERLKEMRAYLWEKIGKLDGIRLNGHPTQRLPGNLNVSVEGVDGAALLLGLQSRIALSSGSACSSESTAPSHVLKALGHSDALAYASLRFGLGRFNTFPEIEETAQYVIDAIQSLRSLV
- a CDS encoding DUF1815 family protein — its product is MFQRLAQQHREFVKDLVMNLQALAIVLEKRGYLASCYTCGNQMNSASFMVSLEDGHLIRFLVSDYGITWTEMRDDRELMKLEGAEAISQLRGLADLIKYNPSIPNDNKSQSKIPPIESIHS
- the sfsA gene encoding DNA/RNA nuclease SfsA, yielding MLIYQYPPLIPGILIRRYQRFFAEIELASGEKIIAHCPNTGRMTGVCQPGSLVQVSPQNNPRRKLPYTWEMIQVKSEIWVGVNTNLPNLVIRLALEKRIFTQLNPHYRAIRSEVPYGKKSRIDFLLTKEEKDPPVYLEVKNTTLAQANRALFPDTVTTRGQKHLQELMTLLPQAIAVMLYFINRSDCTEFAPGDEWDPTYGKLLRSAQGQGLLILPCRFEVNPEGIHYLGTANLCLE